In a single window of the Papaver somniferum cultivar HN1 chromosome 8, ASM357369v1, whole genome shotgun sequence genome:
- the LOC113301502 gene encoding plant UBX domain-containing protein 10-like, which translates to MVDYSDKLACFQAVTGLDDTDLCTEILAAHGWDLELAISAFTGGASNSSDSITNPNLLSSSPPDNNNVVQRDTLISDIWQGIPETEAVAQPLTGGVGGGAPGVAWKIITLPISIISGSLGLISGAIGIGFWVAGGVISHSLNMLGWRNNGEASSSTPLVSVSPAATEALDFIANFERDFGNIRPNFVAEGFMDALQRSRHEYKLLFVYLHSPDHPDTPLFCERSLCSDMLSAFINENFVSWGGSIRASEGFKMSNSLKASRFPFCAVVMAATNQRIGLLQQVEGPRTPEEMLTILQRVIEESAPVLVTARIDAEERRNNIRLREEQDAAYRAALEADQARERQRQEEQGRLENEAAEAQRKLKEEEKARERAAQEAAEKEAALARRRQEKAVSLGTEPEKGPTVTQVLVRFPTGERKERRFHSSATIQTLYDYVDSLGYLNAEKYSLVSNFPRVVYGPDKIALSLKEVGLHPQASLFVEVVES; encoded by the exons ATGGTGGATTATAGTGATAAACTAGCTTGTTTTCAAGCAGTAACAGGTCTTGATGATACAGATTTATGTACAGAAATTCTTGCCGCTCATGGATGGGATCTCGAACTTGCTATCTCAGCATTTACTGGTGGCGCTTCTAATTCATCTGATTCAATTACAAACCCTAACTTGTTATCATCATCTCCTCCGGATAACAACAACGTCGTTCAAAGAGATACTTTAATTTCTGATATATGGCAAGGTATTCCAGAAACTGAAGCAGTTGCGCAACCTCTTACTGGTGGTGTCGGTGGTGGTGCTCCTGGTGTGGCGTGGAAGATTATAACGTTGCCGATTTCAATCATATCTGGTAGTTTAGGATTGATTTCTGGTGCCATTGGGATTGGCTTTTGGGTTGCTGGTGGTGTGATTTCTCACTCTTTGAACATGTTAGGATGGCGTAATAATGGCGAAGCATCTTCTTCAACTCCTTTGGTTTCAGTATCTCCTGCAGCTACAGAGGCATTAGATTTTATTGCTAATTTCGAGAGGGATTTTGGGAATATTCGacctaattttgttgcagaagggTTTATGGACGCGTTACAGAGATCTCGTCATGAATATAAGTTGTTGTTTGTGTATCTTCATTCACCTGATCATCCTGATACACCATTGTTCTGTGAGAGAAGTTTGTGTTCAGATATGTTATCAGCTTTCATTAATGAGAATTTTGTGTCTTGGGGTGGAAGTATTAGGGCCAGCGAGGGTTTTAAGATGAGTAATAGTTTGAAAGCTTCCAGATTCCCTTTCTGTGCTGTTGTTATGGCTGCTACTAATCAGAGAATCGGGCTGCTTCAGCAG GTTGAGGGACCAAGAACTCCTGAAGAAATGCTCACTATTCTTCAGAGAGTCATTGAAGAGAGTGCACCTGTTCTTGTCACAGCCAGGATTGAtgcagaagaaaggaggaacaaCATAAGACTGAGGGAGGAGCAAGATGCCGCTTATCGAGCAGCACTAGAGGCCGATCAG GCTAGAGAACGCCAGAGGCAAGAAGAGCAAGGGAGATTGGAAAATGAAGCTGCTGAAGCTCAGAGGAAACTCAAGGAGGAAGAAAAGGCTCGAGAAAGAGCTGCTCAGGAAGCTGCCGAGAAGGAAGCTGCACTTGCTAGAAGGCGTCAAGAGAAAGCTGTGTCTCTTGGCACAGAGCCTGAAAAAGGGCCGACTGTTACACAG GTACTTGTTCGGTTCCCAACTGGAGAACGTAAGGAGAGGAGATTCCACAGTTCAGCTACAATCCAAACATTGTATGACTATGTGGATTCGTTAGGCTACTTAAATGCTGAGAAATATAGTCTAGTTTCCAACTTTCCTCGTGTTGTCTATGGTCCAGACAAAATCGCTTTATCTTTGAAAGAAGTTGGATTGCATCCTCAGGCGAGCCTTTTTGTGGAGGTAGTAGAATCATGA
- the LOC113306027 gene encoding uncharacterized protein LOC113306027, whose translation MGLLSNRVERSQIKPGDHIYSWRVLYTYSHHGIYVGGNKVVHFKPKEKTGSSMDNSLTSSGSSPRLPSTCPTFPDCGFKQINSGVVLSCLDCFLNNGHLYCFGYEVAPSIFLSRLRGGTCTTAASDAQATVVHRAMYLLQNGFGNYDIFQNNCEDFALYCKTGLLILDESGVGRSGQASSLIGAPLAALLSSPLKLLIPGPVGVATVTAGMYCMSR comes from the exons ATGGGTTTGCTCTCAAATAGAGTGGAGAGAAGCCAGATTAAACCAGGAGATCATATCTACAGTTGGAGAGTTCTCTACACCTATTCTCATCATG GAATCTATGTTGGTGGAAACAAAGTGGTTCACTTTAAACCAAAAGAGAAAACAGGTTCCAGCATGGATAATTCTCTCACCTCCTCTGGTTCAAGTCCAAGACTCCCATCAACCTGTCCAACCTTCCCTGATTGTGGATTCAAACAAATCAATAGTGGTGTTGTTCTCTCTTGCTTAGATTGCTTCCTCAATAATGGACATTTATACTGTTTCGGATACGAAGTTGCTCCATCAATATTCCTCAGCAGACTACGAGGTGGCACATGCACTACTGCAGCATCAGATGCACAAGCAACAGTAGTTCACAGGGCAATGTATCTGCTCCAAAATGGTTTTGGGAACTACGATATATTTCAAAACAATTGTGAAGACTTTGCTCTTTATTGCAAAACGGGTCTTCTGATCCTTGATGAATCGGGTGTTGGAAGGAGCGGCCAAGCTTCTTCTCTTATTGGTGCTCCATTGGCtgctcttctttcttctccactgAAATTGTTAATTCCAGGCCCTGTCGGGGTTGCTACAGTAACAGCTGGAATGTATTGTATGAGCAGGTAG
- the LOC113305657 gene encoding probable LRR receptor-like serine/threonine-protein kinase At2g24230, whose protein sequence is MGLWELISNLRLRRTDGFESDGEGDSYVVFRRLGINDEYQVDEIGDGVDTDALNLKTLNISHNRVSGSIPSNIGNFGSLQSLDLSFNNFSGEIPESVSSLLNLQFLRMNQNGFSGRLLHGILKCENVV, encoded by the exons ATGGGGTTGTGGGAATTGATTTCGAATTTAAGATTGAGAAGAACAGATGGGTTTGAATCAGATGGAGAAGGTGATTCTTATGTTGTTTTCCGGCGATTAGGGATTAACGATGAGTACCAAGTTGATGAAATTGGGGATGGTGTTGATACTGATGCCCT TAATTTGAAGACGCTGAATATATCTCATAATCGTGTTTCTGGTTCTATTCCATCCAACATCGGTAATTTTGGGTCACTGCAAAGTCTTGATCTTTCATTCAATAACTTCTCTGGTGAAATCCCTGAATCTGTTAGCTCATTGTTGAATTTACAATTTCTTAGAATGAATCAGAATGGGTTCTCTGGGAGACTCCTACATGGGATTCTAAAGTGTGAAAATGTAGTTTAA